Below is a window of Candidozyma auris chromosome 3, complete sequence DNA.
CGAGAAGGAGATAATCAGGGATCCTGTCATTACTGGAGGATCGCTACCTAAGCATAACGGACGGCGGCATAGGTGGTTGAATTAAGTGGTGTAGGATGAACAAATACATATTTCGtgtcatttttttttttttttgctaTCTTTCGCTCTTAAAGAAGAATCCTCGTTTCATAAGTCTatctctttttgaatgtAGACGACAAACCTTCATGGCGCCAAAAGGGTTGTGTTGGTGAAGCAGTGAGTGACTCTAAACTGCTcgtggctgcgaaatgtgTGATaggaagaagatcttcCGGGAGGCCAAGTTATTTAGAAGGTATCATTCAATTAAAGAATGTATTGGGGTTGGAAAATTTATCTTATCTGTGAAATTCTCATCCTTCGACTTGGAACGAGAATGTCTGTTATGATGGAGTCTCTGTGGGATCCGCACACTAAAACCTCTGTTCCTTCGTTGAGGCTCAGAAAAAGTAATTTATTCTCTACTACAATGGTTCAGAAGGACTTGGTCTAGGGCCAGATCGAATTGTTCAactgaatttttttttttttttttctatttcttttgttttctattTCTCTTTCGAAGTGCTGTCAATAACCTTCGAAAGGTATCTTTTATCAATACAAATTTTGTCAATTGCATGCTACTACCGTAGTGGTGTGACTCTCACGCCTGGATAGCTCACAACACATGCTCAAGCGTGCCTGCTTGTTTCACTAACcttgtctttttttcagCCATCTTTATCAGAATCCTTCAATACTTTTGTCTTAAAACCTCATCTTGATGACGTCACTGGGTCAACTTTCTTTTACGCCAGTCTACGGCTTCAGTGCACTCACCCACGCCAGGCTCCAGCCAAACCCACCAAATCAGCAATTTCACATATCCATCCATATAGCACACACCAAGCACACATTGAACTGGTCTCCATCTAAATTATCTCTCAGCTTCCCACCACCATTTTAAATAATCCCATTCTTATCTATGTCAGTGTCCTGCACTCAACCTCCACCATAGAGAAATTTCTTCCACTGCTTCATGCTCCATGCTAAAGACCCTAACTCGCAAGCACACCATGACAACCTGGACCGCTAGCACTGTTAGACAGACAttcttggacttcttcaagagcaagcAGCACACCTACGTGCCATCGTCATCTGTGGTGCCCCACAATGACCCTACGTTGTTGTTTGCCAATGCTGGTATGAATCAGTACAAGCCAATCTTCCTCGGAACCGTTGACCCCACTTCTGACTTTGCCTCTTTGAAGAGAGCAGCTAACTCACAAAAATGTATCAGAGCTGGTGGTAAACACAATGACTTGGACGATGTGGGTAAAGATTCGTACCACCACACGTTTTTCGAGATGTTGGGCAACTGGTCGTTTGGCGATTACTTCAAAAAAGAGGCTATTGAGTGGTCCTGGGAGTTGTTGACGGGCATCTACAAATTGGAAAAGGACCGTTTGTATGTGACCTATTTCGAAGGTGACGAGAAGAACGGTTTGAAGCCGGACTTGGAGGCTAAGCAGTACTGGTTGGACGTCGGTGTGGCTGAAGACCATATTTTGCCTGGTAATGCTACCGACAACTTCTGGGAAATGGGTGACCAAGGCCCTTGTGGCCCATGTTCCGAAATACACTACGATAGAATTGGTGGCAGAAATGCTGCTTCCTTGGTGAACATGGACGACCCCAACGTGTTGGAAGTGTGGAACATTGTGTTTATTCAGTACAATAGAGAAGCTGACTCTTCGCTTAGACCTTTACCAAACAAGCACATTGATACTGGTATGGGTTTCGAGAGATTGGTGTCTATCTTGCAAAACAAGTTCTCCAACTATGACACGGACGTGTTCACcccaatttttgaaaagattCGTGAAATTACTGGTGTCAGACCTTATACGGGCAAGTTTGGCGCTGACGATGTTGATGGTATTGACACTGCTTACAGAGTTATTGCTGATCACGTCAGAACGCTAACCTTCGCCATCACTGACGGTGGCGTGCCAAACAACGAAGGTAGAGGTTACgtcttgagaagaatcttgaGAAGAGGCTCTCGTTACGTGAGAAAGTACATGAACTACCCAATTGGCTCGTTTTTCCAGCAACTAGTTGACGTTGTTATAGAGCAAAACTCTAAGATTTTCCCTGAGATCGCCCACAATTTGGctgagttgaaggaaatttTGGTCGAGGAAGAGGTTTCCTTCGCTAAGACCTTAGACAGGGGTGAGAAATTGTTTGAGCAGTATGCTATCATCGCTTCGAAGACCCCTGAGCAAACGTTATCTGGTAAGGATGTTTGGAGATTGTACGATACATACGGTTTCCCCGTCGACTTGACCAGATTAATggctgaagaagctggctTGAAAATCGATGAGGTTGCTTTCGAAAAGGCAAAACAAGAATCCAAGGAAGCATCGAAGGCATCTGGTTCTAAGAGCGGTGCTGAGTTAATCAAGTTGGATGTCCATGCATTGTCTGAATTAGACGGGAACGACGCTGTCCCTAAGACTGATGACCACTACAAGTACGGTTTGGAAAACACTAAGTCTAAAATTGTTGCTCTTTACGACGGTTCGAAGTTCACTGACTCCATCTCAGAGGCTGGTCAACAATACGGTATTCTCTTGAATAAGACCCCATTCTACGCTGAACGAGGTGGCCAAGAGTACGACACCGGCTCTTTGGTCATTGATGGAAGCGCTGAATTCAACGTCACCAACGTTCAGTCATATGCTGGGTACGTTTTGCATACAGGTAACTTGGTTGAAGGTACCCTAAAGGTCGGTGACGAGCTCATCGCTACGTATGATGAATTGAGAAGGTGGCCAATTAGAAACAACCACACTGGTACTCACGTCTTGAACTTTGCATTGAGGGAGGTTCTTGGTGACAGTGTCGACCAAAAGGGCTCTTTGGTCGCTGCtgaaaagttgaggttCGACTTTAGCAACAAGCAAGCCTTGACAACCAAGGAATTGGAGGACGTCGAGAGAATCTGCAATGAAAACATTAAGGCCAACATGGAAGTGTACGCTGAAGATGTCAGCTTAGCTACTGCCAAACAGATAAACGGTCTAAGGGCTGTGTTCGGTGAAGTTTATCCAGACCCTGTCAGAGTTGTCTCAATTGGTAAGCCAGTATCTGAGTTGCTTAAGGACCCAGAGAACAAGGAGTGGCACAAGTACTCTATTGAACTCTGTGGTGGTACCCATGTTGCCAAGACTGCAGACATAAAAGACTTGGTCATCATCGAAGAATCTGGTATTGCAAAGGGTATTAGAAGAATTGTGGCCGTGACTGGTCATGATGCTCACCGTGTTCAGCAAATTGCCAAGGACTTTGATGCCGAATTGGACCATGCCTCGAACTTGCCATTCGGTCCAGACAAGGAGCAGCAGGCAAAGGAGCTCGGTGTTacattgaaaaagttgTCCATTTCAGTCTTGGATAAGCAGAAACTCAACGACAAGTTTAGCAAATTAGACAAGTCCATCAAGGACCAGTTGAAGGCTAAGCAGAAGGAAGAGTCCAAGAAAACTTTGGAAGTCATCAACGAGTGGTTgaaggatgaggagaaaTCAAAGGCTCCTTTCCTCGTTGCTCATGTTCCAATTAGTGCTAATGCTAAGGCTATCACTGAGGCGTTcaacctcatcaagaagcaagccaaggagaagtgTCTTTACATGATAACCGGTACTAGCGAAAAGGTTGCTCACGGCTGCTACATTTCAGATGAGGCGATTAGCAAGGGTGTTGATGCCAGTCAGGTTGCCCAAGCTGCCATTGCTTATATCGGCGGAAAGGCTGGTGGTAAGGGTAACATCGTTCAGGGCATGGGTGACAAGCCTGAGGGAATCGACGAAGCTCTTAAGGCtgtcaagaagcttcttgaggaaaAGTTGCAATAGATGGGACCGTGTTATGCACGAGGGGTATGTATATCTAATAAACTTACGTATTGAAAGCTACTTGTCGTTCGGGCTGGGGTCATCCACGGTAAggtgatcttcttcctccgcTGTGATTTCCTCTCCATTCACAGTATTGACAATTTCATCGACAACCTTCCGCAAGTCCTGCTTGGGAACAGACCTGTCACCAATGATACTGACGGTAACGACGCCCCAACCGAAATGAGGGTATGAGCCGATCTTGATTCGCTTCCCGTGAGTGTCGTCGCATCTCTTTTGTATGTCACCCAAAAATGGAGCAATATTTGATTCAAACTTCTTCGTTTTGACAAAGTAGCGTGTGTAGCTCTGGGATGCACATCTAGGCTTCACTGACTCGCCCAATCCAAACAAGAGACGTTTGAATAGTTGAGGAACACCAGGCAAGACAAAAATGCGTTCATTGATCCCAACTATCGGCACCCAAAGAGACTCGTCAATAAATAGTTTCAGCACTTTGGTAGTTTCTGACGGCTGAGGTATCGTTGCCATCCTATAGAACGCTTTCAATTCCGACTCTCCTAACGAAGACAAGAAGGGGCCCCTTAGTTTCTGCATTCTGTTGACGGTTTCCTCGTCCAATTTACACGGAACGTGGAACGCAGAAGCCAATGCTTCGTAGGTGATATCATCATGAGTCGAGCCAATGCCTCCAGAAGTGACAATGAAATCACAATTCTCGTCAGTAAGCACCTTGAGGGAACGAATGATATCGTCGGCGTCGTCTCCACATACCACTGTTTTCTTCACTGGGATCGACAACTCTTTGAAACAGTACTTGGCAAACTCAAACGAGTTTGTGTCTAGGATTTTGCCATTAAGGACCTCGTCGCCAATGATAAGGCACCCCGCCGATTTGATTGAGGAAGCCATTCTGTTGAGGTTGCGGAACATGTTTGTGAATGATTCGCGAATGCTAGGGTAAGATGGCCCGAAGCAATGTCAACTTGCTAACACTTTTTTGTGACagattgatgaaagatTCAAGAAAGATGTTATCATCGATCTTGCACCAGAGCAGGCGAGGCATGAACACTTGACTTTCTACTTTCGCTGAGATAGAACACCGTGGGCGGTGTATTGTGATTACTGTTGGGAAGACTCTAGTTTAAGTTTATGCGATAAGAAATCTACATGTTTGGTAGCCTTGCAAAGATGTTGCCAGATGTAATAGAATATGTAAGCACTGAAATTGACGTATAGTGACCACTGTTTAAGCACAAgctcatttgcagccactgcCCACTACGGCTGTTTTGCAATACTagtgaagaaaattttATAATTGTAGCCAATATCAGCCACaaatttgctcaattggTTGTAGCAGTGTTACTTTATTCCTCTTATTGTAATATCCAAATGTCTTCCTAATACTCGTGTGATTGCCAAGGACAAGTTAGGCAGGCTCTCATTCAGATCCCCACAATTAAAGCAAGTACATGAACACATCTCTGTCGAGTTTTCCAAGCGGAAATATTCTGATTTCGATCTTGTTTTGTTTACTTCTTTTTATATCTACAAATCTTCATATTAATTTTGATTTCCGGAAGGAGCTTTGGCAATCTGGACGCATCTTCACCCCTTACCCCGTTTGAAAGTCTGGTCCCGCAATGGCAAAAAGTTGCGAACTGCCAGCTGCCAAGATTGCTTACTACACCAATCCGCAAGACAcaaggttgcaaaaaaaagaaaaataaaaaaaaaaaggggGAAAAAGTATGGCTACAAACAGATTTTGACGACTTTCGCAATTCAAGACAATACAGAAAATCAGCCAATTTCCCGAGTTCCCCAGGTCTTGGTTGCTTCACGCCCCTGGCGTTAGACCATCCAATGGGTATCGGAACCGACTAGCGCACATCTCTTTCAGTCACATGGACGTTAACGAGACGCAATCGAAACGGTGATGTAAGAAAGACCGTAGAATAAGAACCATGGGGATCTCAAGAAATCAGGTATAAATAGAGGAGAACTCATCACGTTTTATCCAGCTTATTTTTATATTGCGTTCGTGAATCATCGCTGCTTTCTGCTTGTTCCTTGTGATCCccagcttcaactttgacaGGCAGTCGCGGCGTCATTGCACCTAGAGTACTTAGAGGCGAGCTCCCGCCACAGCCAGGCTCGTTTCTCATTTTTTCCTGGTGCCACGCTCTATACTGCCTGTGAAACGGGTTTTGCGCACGACCCGCATCCTGCTAATTAATTAGATATATTTCCTCGCACATCCTCAAAAATTCTGACAAATAACGACTTACACTATATTTACACCTTTAGACCaccttttcctttttcaaatcttaTAAACACCTCCAACACCCCGCTTCAAGCTTACTTCGTTCAAGTACCCCACAATCCAAATTATGGGAAACAGCCCGTCCAAAAATGACCCTCTACCGAATAGCCCAGCTACACTGAACAACGGTGCTTCCACCTTCGAGTCTCTTGACTTGGACCTGGATGACACCGTGCCCCCGCTATCTCGGCCTACCGGAAACGGTAGCGAACATTTAGACCAGAgtttgaagagcttttcCTTTCAAGAAAAGGAGACTCAAAACGCTCATGCTCCATacccttcttcttccccaACACCTACTTCCTTAGTCACTCCTTCTGTTGGACCCAAGAATATACCTCGTTCAGTTGCTTCCTCCCCGCTCAAGATTTCCGACCGAAAATCCCCTTCAGGTCGCCGTGATGAGCTTGGCCTCGAAGTGGATATTTCCTTGGCCACTGCCTTGAACGGCTCTGCCGTGCGGTCTACAAAAGAGTGGTTGGCGCCTTCGTCTTATCAGTCGACAAACTCATCTTCCTCCATTGATAGTCTGAACGGTTTGTCTGTTTTCACCAACGGTGAAGTGAAAGACGAGAGCCTGATCTCTTCAGTGTCTTCAAACCTGCCCGTGAACTTCAAGGGCGCTCCATTCTTACAAAAATCAGACAGTCTCGACCCTATTCAGGAACTGTCTAGCCTGTCTTCGAGCCCATCTTTCACCAACTCAGAAATATCCAAGGCAAGGAAGTCCGCAAAGTCAAATGACTCCCAGGCTATTCCGAAGTTTAGCGATCTTGGTCGCAAGTTGACCTCAAGAGCCAACTCTTCTTCCGCTCCCTCATCTCCACCTCTCATTCCAAGCGCCAAAAGGGTTGAATTTGACTTGGATGGCATTATTGATAGATTGTTAAGCGTGGGACAGAAAAGATCCAGCTCGGCTTTCAAGGCAAGATCTCCAAGGGACAAGTTGCCTGTGACACCAAACgaaatcaagcaaatcaCTGCAAAGTCTAGATCGATCTTTTTGGACCAACCCAccatgttgaagttgtctCCTCCCGTCAAAATTGTTGGCGATATCCATGGCCAATATCATGACCTCATCAGAATCTTCAACTCTTGTGGCCATCCGCCCCATACCAACTATTTGTTTTTGGGAGACTACGTTGACAGAGGTTACAAGTCGTTGGAAACTATCTTACTTTTGTTGTGTTACAAGATCAAGTACCCTGAGAACTTCTTTATGTTGAGAGGCAACCATGAGTCAgccaacatcaccaagataTACGGGTTTTACGATGAATGTAAAAGAAGATTACCCCTTGTCTCTGGCAGTCACAAGTTGTGGAAAAACTTCGTCGACGTCTTCAATAGTTTACCTATTGCAGC
It encodes the following:
- the SAL6 gene encoding Sal6p — translated: MGNSPSKNDPLPNSPATSNNGASTFESLDLDSDDTVPPLSRPTGNGSEHLDQSLKSFSFQEKETQNAHAPYPSSSPTPTSLVTPSVGPKNIPRSVASSPLKISDRKSPSGRRDELGLEVDISLATALNGSAVRSTKEWLAPSSYQSTNSSSSIDSSNGLSVFTNGEVKDESSISSVSSNSPVNFKGAPFLQKSDSLDPIQESSSSSSSPSFTNSEISKARKSAKSNDSQAIPKFSDLGRKLTSRANSSSAPSSPPLIPSAKRVEFDLDGIIDRLLSVGQKRSSSAFKARSPRDKLPVTPNEIKQITAKSRSIFLDQPTMLKLSPPVKIVGDIHGQYHDLIRIFNSCGHPPHTNYLFLGDYVDRGYKSLETILLLLCYKIKYPENFFMLRGNHESANITKIYGFYDECKRRLPLVSGSHKLWKNFVDVFNSLPIAASINDKIFTIHGGLSPELRDLKQIEQIQRPTDIPDKGLLADLLWSDPDPKLKTFSETHWPKNDRGVSYCFGKKHVDHFLNKFDMDLIVRGHMVVEDGYEFFNRRRLVTVFSAPNYCGEFNNYGAVMSVDKKLCCSFELLKPQ
- the ALA1 gene encoding alanine--tRNA ligase, producing the protein MTTWTASTVRQTFLDFFKSKQHTYVPSSSVVPHNDPTLLFANAGMNQYKPIFLGTVDPTSDFASLKRAANSQKCIRAGGKHNDLDDVGKDSYHHTFFEMLGNWSFGDYFKKEAIEWSWELLTGIYKLEKDRLYVTYFEGDEKNGLKPDLEAKQYWLDVGVAEDHILPGNATDNFWEMGDQGPCGPCSEIHYDRIGGRNAASLVNMDDPNVLEVWNIVFIQYNREADSSLRPLPNKHIDTGMGFERLVSILQNKFSNYDTDVFTPIFEKIREITGVRPYTGKFGADDVDGIDTAYRVIADHVRTLTFAITDGGVPNNEGRGYVLRRILRRGSRYVRKYMNYPIGSFFQQLVDVVIEQNSKIFPEIAHNLAELKEILVEEEVSFAKTLDRGEKLFEQYAIIASKTPEQTLSGKDVWRLYDTYGFPVDLTRLMAEEAGLKIDEVAFEKAKQESKEASKASGSKSGAELIKLDVHALSELDGNDAVPKTDDHYKYGLENTKSKIVALYDGSKFTDSISEAGQQYGILLNKTPFYAERGGQEYDTGSLVIDGSAEFNVTNVQSYAGYVLHTGNLVEGTLKVGDELIATYDELRRWPIRNNHTGTHVLNFALREVLGDSVDQKGSLVAAEKLRFDFSNKQALTTKELEDVERICNENIKANMEVYAEDVSLATAKQINGLRAVFGEVYPDPVRVVSIGKPVSELLKDPENKEWHKYSIELCGGTHVAKTADIKDLVIIEESGIAKGIRRIVAVTGHDAHRVQQIAKDFDAELDHASNLPFGPDKEQQAKELGVTLKKLSISVLDKQKLNDKFSKLDKSIKDQLKAKQKEESKKTLEVINEWLKDEEKSKAPFLVAHVPISANAKAITEAFNLIKKQAKEKCLYMITGTSEKVAHGCYISDEAISKGVDASQVAQAAIAYIGGKAGGKGNIVQGMGDKPEGIDEALKAVKKLLEEKLQ